One window of Candidatus Methylocalor cossyra genomic DNA carries:
- a CDS encoding amino acid permease, whose amino-acid sequence MIFWRVKPLDAILATAESKSLHRSLGVWQLTLLGVGAIIGTGIFVLTAEAAQKAGPGMLISFVVAGFVCAVAALCYSELSSMVPVSGSAYTYSYAVLGELVAWMVGWALVLEYAVASSAVAVGWSGYFVGLLRHSFGLDLPAALTAGPYAGGVINLPAVVVCLLVTGLLAIGTKESAAVNAVLVAIKIGALATFTVLALPMIEAHNFQPFLPAGLPGAMAAAASIFFAYVGFDAVSTAAEETRNPQRNVPLGLISSLGLCTVFYLLVAAGAIGAVGAQPVLDASGQPLPPGSLALAGQCRQLAEAGQQPLVCSREALAQVLRQIGWPQVGNLIGLAAFLALPSVILMMLFGQTRIFFVMARDGLLPEALSRIHPRFKTPHVVTLVTGCAVTLAAAFLPVGKLADISNSGTLFAFTVVALAVMILRVRDKHRARPFRTPAIWLIGPLAVGGCILLFLSLPSDAKLVFPIWGAIGLCIYFLYGYRHSHVALGIYLPAGGEDLIGELRSLAKPKEEGFLPTPESVTPRGGNDSRGGVN is encoded by the coding sequence ATGATTTTCTGGCGCGTGAAACCCCTCGATGCCATCCTGGCCACGGCGGAGAGCAAATCCCTGCACCGCTCCTTGGGGGTGTGGCAACTGACCCTCCTGGGGGTGGGGGCGATCATCGGAACCGGTATCTTCGTGCTCACTGCCGAAGCGGCCCAAAAGGCCGGCCCGGGGATGCTGATCTCCTTCGTCGTGGCGGGCTTCGTCTGTGCCGTGGCGGCGCTGTGCTACTCGGAGCTGTCCTCTATGGTGCCGGTTTCCGGTTCGGCCTATACCTACTCCTACGCCGTGCTCGGCGAGCTGGTGGCGTGGATGGTGGGCTGGGCGCTGGTGCTGGAATACGCCGTGGCGTCCAGCGCCGTGGCGGTGGGCTGGTCGGGGTACTTCGTGGGACTGTTGCGCCACTCGTTCGGCTTGGACCTTCCCGCCGCCTTGACCGCAGGTCCCTATGCGGGCGGCGTAATCAACCTGCCCGCGGTGGTGGTGTGCCTCCTGGTGACCGGGCTCCTGGCGATCGGTACCAAGGAGAGCGCCGCCGTCAACGCCGTGCTGGTGGCGATCAAGATCGGCGCGCTGGCCACCTTCACGGTACTCGCCCTGCCGATGATCGAGGCCCACAATTTCCAGCCGTTTCTGCCCGCCGGCCTACCCGGTGCCATGGCGGCGGCGGCGTCCATCTTTTTCGCCTACGTGGGTTTCGATGCGGTATCCACGGCGGCGGAAGAAACCCGCAACCCACAGCGCAACGTGCCGCTCGGGCTGATCAGTTCCCTGGGCCTGTGCACGGTCTTTTATCTCTTGGTGGCGGCCGGCGCGATCGGGGCAGTGGGTGCCCAACCGGTCCTGGACGCCAGCGGCCAACCCTTGCCGCCGGGATCGCTGGCCCTAGCCGGCCAGTGCCGGCAGCTGGCCGAGGCAGGCCAGCAACCGTTGGTCTGCTCGCGGGAGGCCCTAGCCCAGGTGCTGCGCCAGATCGGCTGGCCGCAGGTGGGCAATCTGATCGGCCTAGCGGCCTTCCTCGCCCTGCCCTCGGTCATCTTGATGATGCTGTTCGGGCAAACCCGCATCTTCTTCGTCATGGCCCGCGATGGGCTCTTGCCCGAGGCCTTGAGCCGCATCCACCCGCGCTTCAAGACCCCCCACGTGGTGACGCTGGTGACCGGCTGCGCCGTCACCCTGGCTGCCGCTTTCCTGCCGGTGGGCAAGTTGGCGGATATCTCCAACTCCGGCACCCTGTTCGCCTTCACCGTGGTCGCCCTGGCGGTGATGATCCTGAGAGTGCGGGACAAACACCGCGCCCGACCGTTTCGGACCCCGGCCATCTGGCTGATCGGGCCGCTTGCGGTGGGGGGCTGTATCCTACTGTTCCTGTCCCTGCCGTCGGATGCCAAGCTGGTCTTCCCGATCTGGGGCGCGATCGGTCTTTGCATTTACTTCCTGTACGGCTATCGGCATAGCCATGTGGCCTTAGGGATCTACCTGCCTGCGGGGGGAGAAGACCTCATCGGCGAACTTCGCTCCCTGGCCAAACCCAAGGAAGAAGGCTTCCTGCCCACGCCGGAGTCGGTGACCCCGCGGGGCGGCAACGATTCCCGTGGCGGCGTCAATTGA